The Microbacterium horticulturae genome has a window encoding:
- the pip gene encoding prolyl aminopeptidase — MLLVGDGQRVYWEQSGNPDGKPVVFLHGGPGSGTSAWHRRFFDPERYRIVLLDQRGCGKSTPHVSDPDADLRHNTTWYLVADLELLRKNLGIDRWMVFGGSWGSALALAYAQAHSSSVSEIVLRGVFTLQRHELEWFYEGGAAALFPDKWEEFIAPIPVLERSRMIEAYHRRLTDPDPSVHVPAAVAWSRWEAETISLLPDEERVAEAVEPDHAVAFARIENHYFLNRGWFGDHQLIAGVASLRGIPAVIVQGRYDVCTPMMTAWELHRAWPEAEFVVVDDAGHAASEPGIARALRAATDRLAG; from the coding sequence ATGCTGCTGGTCGGCGACGGGCAGCGGGTGTACTGGGAGCAGAGCGGTAACCCTGATGGCAAGCCCGTGGTGTTCCTGCACGGAGGGCCGGGCAGCGGCACGTCCGCATGGCACCGGCGCTTCTTCGACCCGGAGCGCTACCGCATCGTCCTTCTCGACCAGCGCGGCTGCGGCAAGTCGACCCCGCACGTCTCCGATCCCGACGCCGACCTGCGTCACAACACCACCTGGTACCTCGTGGCCGACCTCGAGCTGCTGCGCAAGAACCTCGGCATCGACCGCTGGATGGTGTTCGGCGGGTCGTGGGGCAGCGCGCTCGCGCTTGCATACGCGCAGGCGCATTCGTCGTCGGTGAGCGAGATCGTGCTGCGCGGAGTCTTCACACTCCAGCGGCATGAGCTCGAGTGGTTCTACGAGGGCGGGGCGGCGGCGCTGTTCCCCGACAAGTGGGAAGAGTTCATCGCCCCCATCCCGGTGCTCGAGCGCTCACGCATGATCGAGGCGTACCACCGCCGGCTGACCGACCCCGATCCGTCCGTGCATGTGCCGGCGGCGGTGGCGTGGTCGCGCTGGGAGGCAGAGACGATCTCGCTGCTGCCAGACGAGGAGAGGGTGGCCGAGGCCGTCGAGCCCGACCACGCCGTGGCGTTCGCGCGCATCGAGAATCACTACTTCCTCAACCGCGGATGGTTCGGTGACCATCAGCTCATCGCCGGGGTGGCGTCGCTGCGCGGCATCCCGGCCGTCATCGTCCAGGGCCGCTACGACGTGTGCACCCCGATGATGACCGCGTGGGAGCTGCACCGTGCCTGGCCCGAGGCCGAGTTCGTGGTGGTGGATGACGCGGGTCACGCCGCGAGCGAGCCCGGCATCGCGCGGGCGCTGCGCGCCGCGACCGACCGCCTCGCGGGCTGA
- a CDS encoding malate dehydrogenase, whose product MAQTPVTATITGAGGQIGYALLFRIAAGDLLGPDREVRLRLLEIPQGLRSAEGAALELQDGAFPLLRGVEVTDDAAIGFDGCDIALLVGSRPRGPGMERADLLAANAGIFGPQGAAIQEHAAPDVRVVVVGNPANTNALIARAAAPELPDDRFTALTRLDHNRAVGQLAAALDVGAGAIRDVAIWGNHSASQFPDVAHATVDGRPAMQALAERFGGAENAAGWLDDEFVPRVAKRGAEIIEVRGSSSVASAANATIDHVRDWMLGRPADAGWTSAAVVSHGEYGVPEGLVSSFPVTSDGSGYRTVEGLDVDARARARIAASVAELVGEREAVAGLL is encoded by the coding sequence ATGGCGCAGACACCTGTCACCGCGACCATCACCGGCGCGGGCGGCCAGATCGGCTATGCCCTGCTCTTCCGTATCGCGGCGGGCGACCTGCTCGGGCCCGACCGCGAGGTGCGGCTGCGGCTGCTGGAGATTCCGCAGGGGCTGAGATCGGCCGAGGGCGCCGCGCTTGAGCTGCAAGACGGCGCCTTTCCCCTGCTGCGCGGCGTCGAGGTCACCGACGACGCCGCGATCGGCTTCGACGGGTGCGACATAGCGCTGCTCGTGGGCTCGCGGCCGCGCGGGCCGGGCATGGAGCGCGCCGACCTGCTCGCAGCGAACGCCGGGATCTTCGGACCGCAGGGAGCGGCGATCCAGGAGCATGCGGCGCCCGACGTGCGGGTCGTGGTGGTCGGCAACCCCGCGAACACCAATGCCCTCATCGCGCGCGCGGCGGCACCCGAGCTGCCCGACGACCGGTTCACCGCGCTCACCCGCCTCGACCACAATCGCGCGGTCGGCCAGCTGGCGGCGGCGCTCGACGTGGGCGCCGGGGCGATCCGCGATGTGGCTATCTGGGGCAACCACTCCGCGTCGCAGTTCCCCGACGTCGCGCACGCGACGGTCGACGGCAGGCCCGCGATGCAGGCCCTGGCCGAGCGCTTCGGCGGGGCGGAGAACGCCGCCGGCTGGCTCGACGACGAGTTCGTCCCCCGGGTGGCGAAGCGCGGCGCCGAGATCATCGAGGTGCGCGGGTCGTCGTCGGTCGCCTCCGCGGCGAACGCGACGATCGATCACGTGCGCGACTGGATGCTCGGCCGACCCGCCGACGCCGGCTGGACCTCGGCCGCCGTCGTCTCACACGGCGAGTATGGCGTGCCCGAGGGGTTGGTGTCGTCGTTCCCGGTCACGAGCGACGGGTCGGGATACCGCACCGTCGAGGGACTGGACGTGGATGCCCGAGCCCGGGCCCGCATCGCCGCGTCGGTCGCCGAGCTGGTCGGCGAGCGCGAGGCGGTGGCGGGGCTGCTCTAA
- a CDS encoding GMC family oxidoreductase — MSRPLHADYIVVGAGSAGAALAARLSEDPHTDVLLLEAGGPDKALELHVPAAFSKLFRGPYDWNYDTIPQEHLEGRTVYWPRGKTLGGSSSLNAMMWIRGFAADYDAWGDAVGPRWSWEGLVPYFRRVENTQDAADETQGTAGPQRVEHQRDPRPHTVAFLEAAREAGYPVTPANLPAAQGFSQTMVTHSRGARASTADAYLRPASRRRNLRVVTNALVRRVTFAGTRATGVYVEIDGITRQAVARREVILCGGAVNTPQLLQLSGIGPADHLRDRGIHPLVDAPEVGANLQDHLVAGLAPAVRGGTLYNAEKRAELVRYLAQRRGMLTSNVAEAYGFVRTDGGDGLPDIEIIFAAAPYVGEGLVPLPGEGITVGAILLQPRSRGTVRLASADPNEKPLIDPGYLSDPADAETLRAGLVVCERLLDTDALRAMTTGAWVQPAGGERMSADERAELSLRRYSHTLYHPVGTARMGVDAASVVDPELRVRGVEGLRVADASVMPRIIRGHTNAPAIVIGEVAADLIRGVPSR, encoded by the coding sequence GTGAGCCGACCGCTGCACGCCGACTACATCGTCGTCGGGGCGGGGTCGGCGGGCGCCGCCCTGGCCGCGCGCCTGAGCGAGGATCCGCACACCGACGTGCTGCTGCTCGAGGCGGGCGGACCCGACAAGGCGCTCGAGCTGCACGTGCCGGCCGCGTTCTCGAAGCTCTTCCGCGGACCCTACGACTGGAACTACGACACCATCCCGCAGGAGCACCTCGAGGGCCGCACGGTGTACTGGCCGCGCGGCAAGACCCTCGGCGGATCGTCGTCGCTGAACGCCATGATGTGGATCCGGGGCTTCGCCGCGGACTACGACGCGTGGGGGGATGCCGTGGGCCCGCGATGGTCGTGGGAAGGGCTGGTCCCCTACTTCCGCCGCGTCGAGAACACGCAGGACGCCGCCGACGAGACCCAGGGCACCGCCGGCCCGCAGCGGGTCGAGCACCAGCGCGACCCGCGGCCGCACACCGTCGCCTTCCTTGAGGCCGCGCGGGAGGCCGGGTATCCGGTGACGCCCGCGAACCTTCCCGCGGCGCAGGGGTTCTCGCAGACGATGGTCACGCACTCCCGGGGCGCGCGGGCCTCGACCGCCGACGCGTATCTGCGCCCGGCATCCCGCCGCCGCAACCTGCGCGTGGTGACGAACGCGCTCGTGCGGCGCGTGACGTTCGCGGGCACGCGCGCCACCGGCGTCTACGTCGAGATCGACGGGATCACGCGGCAGGCGGTCGCGCGGCGCGAGGTGATCCTCTGCGGCGGAGCCGTGAACACGCCCCAGCTGCTGCAGCTGAGCGGCATCGGACCCGCCGATCACCTGCGTGATCGCGGCATCCACCCGCTCGTCGACGCTCCCGAGGTCGGGGCGAACCTGCAGGACCACCTCGTGGCCGGGCTCGCGCCCGCCGTCCGCGGCGGCACGCTCTACAACGCTGAGAAGCGCGCCGAGCTCGTCCGCTACCTCGCGCAGCGTCGCGGCATGCTGACGTCGAACGTCGCCGAGGCCTACGGGTTCGTGCGCACCGACGGCGGCGACGGACTGCCCGACATCGAGATCATCTTCGCCGCGGCGCCGTATGTCGGCGAGGGCCTGGTGCCGCTGCCGGGCGAGGGGATCACGGTCGGGGCGATCCTGCTGCAGCCGCGCAGCCGCGGCACCGTGCGGCTGGCATCGGCGGATCCGAACGAGAAGCCGCTCATCGACCCCGGGTATCTGTCGGATCCGGCCGACGCCGAGACGCTGCGCGCCGGACTGGTCGTGTGCGAGCGTCTGCTCGACACCGACGCGCTTCGCGCTATGACCACCGGCGCCTGGGTGCAGCCTGCCGGCGGCGAGCGCATGAGTGCCGACGAGCGTGCTGAGCTGTCGCTGCGCCGCTATTCGCACACGCTGTACCACCCGGTCGGCACCGCACGGATGGGAGTGGATGCCGCATCCGTCGTCGACCCCGAGCTACGCGTCCGCGGGGTCGAGGGACTGCGCGTGGCCGACGCGTCGGTGATGCCGCGGATCATCCGCGGGCACACGAACGCCCCCGCGATCGTGATCGGCGAGGTGGCGGCGGACCTGATCCGGGGCGTGCCCAGTCGTTGA
- a CDS encoding aldehyde dehydrogenase family protein: MPSADTSPDQSPTEVSTDVSTEASAEVSAPDSVATPEPRSATADAASSAPPVDKDTSTTNAPTTSAGGAEPDPGDEPDPGAVATQKAKAAPKAKPTPKAKPAPKSKPAPKTKPAPKGKAAASPALPEGTRDALDAAIGAVQTGARAWTLLTLDQRARLFERVRAAVVACSEEWATTAARSKGLDESNPLFGEEWLAGPYAVLEAIDGYIATLRRLDDGASPLHGVRMDAAPGDRVRAHVFPAEGMDRILLSGFTGEVWFEPGVSGAQARTDAGLGQRHPDESATVGLVLGAGNITAIPVLDVFYELLAANRVSVLKVNPTQDALVPIYERALAPLVEPGFLRVVRGAGDVGAYLTGHEAFTHVHITGAATTFDAIVWGTGDEAARRRAADDPKLATPITAELGGVSPIIVVPGRWSKADLAYQASHIATMRLHNSGHNCIAGQVVIMSRDWAQRDEFLQALRAAYADAPQRPVWYPNSEGKLAAASTDYPDAKWCADHTRALVEIGAGDDATALEQTEYFSPVLGVVELPGNGQEFLDAAVAHANDRLAGTLGANVLIDSDTEHALGDGFERAIAELRYGGIAINAWTGIVFATPVLSWGAFPGGTLEEVSSGIGVVHNTLLLDHVERSVMRGPFRPFPRSLGGRGRFSVLPKPPWFVDARTGTAVSEGLTRWDMHHSVPGLIATLTKAMRS, encoded by the coding sequence GTGCCGTCAGCCGACACCAGCCCCGACCAGTCCCCCACCGAGGTTTCCACCGACGTTTCGACCGAGGCTTCGGCCGAGGTTTCCGCCCCGGACTCCGTCGCCACACCGGAGCCGCGCTCCGCGACGGCCGATGCCGCCTCGTCCGCGCCTCCTGTGGATAAGGACACCTCCACGACGAACGCCCCGACGACCTCGGCCGGTGGCGCCGAGCCTGACCCCGGCGACGAGCCCGACCCCGGCGCCGTGGCCACGCAGAAGGCGAAGGCTGCACCGAAAGCGAAGCCCACGCCGAAAGCCAAGCCCGCACCGAAGTCGAAGCCCGCGCCGAAGACCAAACCCGCACCGAAAGGGAAGGCCGCCGCATCCCCCGCTCTTCCCGAGGGGACGCGCGACGCGCTCGACGCCGCGATCGGCGCCGTGCAGACGGGCGCCCGCGCCTGGACGCTGCTCACGCTCGACCAGCGGGCCCGGCTGTTCGAGCGGGTGCGCGCGGCCGTCGTGGCATGTTCCGAAGAGTGGGCGACCACCGCGGCCCGCTCGAAGGGTCTCGACGAGTCGAATCCGCTGTTCGGCGAAGAGTGGCTGGCCGGCCCGTACGCGGTGCTCGAGGCCATCGACGGCTACATCGCGACGCTGCGTCGGCTCGACGACGGCGCAAGCCCTCTGCACGGGGTCCGAATGGATGCTGCGCCCGGGGACCGGGTGCGGGCGCATGTGTTCCCGGCCGAGGGAATGGACCGTATCCTGCTCTCGGGCTTCACCGGAGAGGTGTGGTTCGAGCCGGGCGTCAGCGGCGCGCAGGCGCGGACCGACGCGGGGCTGGGGCAGCGGCATCCCGACGAATCCGCCACCGTGGGACTCGTGCTGGGCGCGGGTAACATCACGGCGATCCCGGTGCTCGACGTGTTCTATGAGCTGCTGGCAGCCAACCGCGTCAGCGTGCTGAAGGTCAACCCGACGCAGGATGCGCTCGTGCCGATCTACGAGCGGGCGCTGGCTCCGCTGGTCGAGCCCGGCTTTCTGCGCGTCGTGCGCGGTGCCGGCGACGTCGGCGCGTACCTGACCGGGCACGAGGCCTTCACTCACGTGCACATCACTGGGGCGGCCACGACGTTCGACGCCATCGTGTGGGGCACGGGCGACGAGGCAGCCCGGCGTCGCGCGGCCGACGACCCGAAGCTGGCCACGCCCATCACCGCCGAGCTGGGCGGCGTCTCCCCGATCATCGTCGTGCCGGGCCGCTGGTCGAAGGCCGACCTTGCCTACCAGGCGTCGCACATCGCGACGATGCGGCTGCATAACAGCGGGCACAACTGCATCGCCGGCCAGGTCGTGATCATGAGCCGCGATTGGGCGCAGCGCGACGAGTTTCTGCAGGCGCTGCGCGCCGCGTACGCGGATGCCCCACAGCGACCCGTCTGGTACCCCAACAGCGAGGGCAAGCTGGCTGCGGCATCCACCGACTATCCCGACGCCAAGTGGTGCGCGGACCACACGCGCGCGCTCGTCGAGATCGGCGCCGGCGACGACGCCACGGCCCTCGAGCAGACCGAGTACTTCTCACCGGTACTGGGCGTCGTCGAGCTGCCCGGCAACGGGCAGGAGTTCCTCGACGCGGCGGTGGCGCACGCGAACGACCGACTCGCCGGAACCCTCGGCGCCAACGTGCTGATCGACTCCGACACCGAGCACGCGCTGGGCGACGGCTTCGAGCGCGCGATCGCCGAGCTGCGCTACGGCGGCATCGCGATCAACGCCTGGACGGGCATCGTGTTCGCCACGCCCGTGCTGTCGTGGGGCGCGTTCCCCGGCGGCACGCTCGAGGAGGTGTCCAGCGGCATCGGCGTCGTGCACAACACGCTGCTGCTCGACCACGTGGAGCGGTCGGTCATGCGAGGGCCGTTCCGCCCCTTCCCGCGGTCGCTGGGCGGGCGAGGTCGTTTCTCGGTCCTGCCCAAGCCGCCGTGGTTCGTCGACGCGCGCACCGGCACGGCCGTGAGCGAAGGCCTCACCCGGTGGGACATGCACCACAGCGTGCCGGGCCTGATCGCCACGCTCACGAAGGCGATGCGTTCGTGA
- a CDS encoding MFS transporter, translating into MSNDAPDAAAPETNAPARAPRLPPPVITRYAIGSIGTGGFATLPGLVLTYYLTDSLGVAALVAGIVITAAKIWDVIIDPIVGALSDRDRSRHGTRRRLMLIGACTIWVFFALTFATPPALGPVFGAIWVLVAFLLTATSFSLFQVPYIALPAELTPGYDERTRLLTWRVVVLTLAILLFGAGGPALRRLTSDPVTGYLLMGVVAGIVLAGGMLVATTVAKLAASRSLSERSESKWDTNGVSSRGSAARSTGAGLSIRAHYAEGIGTLRRSAPFRTLLSAYLLQALATGLMLAGAQYVATWVLHSEAAVELLFAALIAPAFLAAPGWGAIAGRLGKERTFAFASVVFAVAALSLFGLQFAPGAWAYAPVAVAGIAYAGMQSLPMAMLPDVISHDERTNGPGRAGTFSGVWTAGETIGMALGATALSIILAITGYVSSTNDMTVTQPDAAVSGIVVSFSIAPAVLIVLSLIALGRYRLRRGDIDAGADPARPSPNATGSHRR; encoded by the coding sequence ATGAGCAACGACGCTCCCGACGCCGCTGCACCCGAAACGAACGCGCCCGCGCGCGCTCCCCGGCTGCCGCCCCCTGTGATCACCCGTTATGCCATCGGCTCGATCGGCACGGGCGGGTTCGCGACCCTGCCCGGCCTCGTGCTGACCTACTACCTGACCGACTCACTCGGCGTCGCGGCCCTCGTGGCCGGCATCGTCATCACGGCGGCCAAGATCTGGGACGTCATCATCGACCCGATCGTCGGCGCCCTCAGCGACCGCGACCGGTCGCGCCACGGCACCCGCCGCCGGCTCATGCTCATCGGAGCCTGCACGATCTGGGTGTTCTTCGCCCTGACCTTCGCGACGCCTCCCGCGCTCGGCCCGGTGTTCGGCGCGATCTGGGTGCTGGTCGCGTTCCTGTTGACCGCGACATCCTTCAGCCTGTTCCAGGTGCCGTACATCGCCCTGCCCGCCGAGCTCACGCCGGGCTACGACGAGCGCACGCGGTTGCTCACCTGGCGCGTCGTGGTGCTGACGCTCGCGATCCTGCTGTTCGGCGCCGGCGGACCGGCGCTGCGCCGGCTCACGAGCGACCCCGTCACGGGATATCTGCTGATGGGCGTGGTCGCCGGCATCGTGCTGGCGGGCGGGATGCTGGTGGCAACGACGGTCGCAAAGCTCGCGGCCTCTCGCTCGTTGAGCGAGCGAAGCGAGTCGAAATGGGACACCAATGGCGTTTCGTCTCGCGGCTCCGCCGCTCGCTCAACGGGCGCGGGGCTCAGCATCCGCGCGCACTACGCCGAGGGCATCGGCACCCTGCGGCGCAGCGCGCCGTTCCGCACCCTGCTGTCGGCGTACCTGTTGCAGGCTCTGGCGACCGGGCTCATGCTCGCCGGCGCGCAGTATGTCGCGACCTGGGTGCTGCACTCCGAGGCCGCCGTCGAGCTGCTGTTCGCGGCGCTCATCGCGCCGGCCTTCCTGGCCGCGCCGGGCTGGGGAGCGATCGCGGGCCGCCTCGGCAAAGAGCGCACGTTCGCGTTCGCCAGCGTCGTCTTCGCCGTCGCGGCGCTCTCCCTGTTCGGCCTGCAGTTCGCGCCGGGTGCTTGGGCCTACGCGCCGGTGGCGGTCGCGGGCATCGCCTATGCGGGCATGCAGTCGCTGCCGATGGCGATGCTGCCCGACGTCATCTCGCACGACGAGCGCACGAACGGGCCCGGCCGGGCCGGAACCTTCAGCGGCGTCTGGACCGCCGGCGAGACGATCGGCATGGCGCTCGGGGCGACGGCGCTGTCGATCATCCTCGCCATCACCGGATACGTCTCGTCGACGAACGACATGACGGTCACGCAGCCGGATGCCGCGGTCTCGGGCATCGTCGTCAGCTTCAGCATCGCTCCTGCCGTGCTTATCGTGCTGAGCCTGATCGCCCTCGGCCGGTACCGGCTGCGCCGAGGCGACATCGACGCCGGCGCCGACCCCGCGCGCCCCTCGCCGAACGCGACGGGATCGCACCGGCGCTGA
- a CDS encoding kynureninase yields MSPDLLDARLADARAEASTLDAADPLRAHRSLFVGSETSLVYFDGNSLGRPLRATAESVGAFVRDEWGGRLIRGWDERWMSQPFELGDLLGRVALGAAPAQTVIGDSTTVLLYKLLRAAFDHAHAVDPERVEIVVDRDNFPTDRFLVEGVAAERGGRVRWIEAPRDGGVTADLLASALGPSTAVVLLSHVAYRSGHMADAAALTGLAHDAGALIVWDLCHSAGSVPVQADAWGFDLAVGCTYKYLGGGPGSPAFAYVATRWQDVLTQPIQGWMGAADVFAMGPEYEPAPGVRRFLSGTPPITGMLALRDTLPLLGEVGIDAVRAKSVALTSFAVRLADTLLPGVSVASPRDAAARGGHVTLTHPAMREVTARLWEQDVIPDYRDPGGLRMGLSPLSTSFAEVVEGVVAIAGALEAVALGR; encoded by the coding sequence ATGAGCCCTGACCTTCTCGACGCCCGCCTCGCCGACGCACGGGCCGAGGCATCCACCCTCGACGCCGCCGACCCGCTGCGCGCGCACCGCTCGCTGTTCGTCGGGTCGGAGACGTCACTGGTCTACTTCGACGGCAACTCACTGGGAAGGCCGCTGCGCGCGACGGCCGAATCGGTGGGCGCGTTCGTGCGCGATGAATGGGGCGGGCGGCTCATCCGCGGGTGGGATGAGCGCTGGATGAGTCAGCCGTTCGAGCTCGGCGACCTGCTCGGGCGCGTCGCGCTGGGCGCGGCGCCCGCGCAGACGGTCATCGGCGACTCCACGACCGTGCTGCTGTACAAACTGCTGCGCGCGGCGTTCGACCACGCACACGCAGTCGATCCGGAGCGTGTGGAGATCGTGGTCGATCGCGACAACTTTCCCACCGACCGTTTTCTGGTCGAGGGCGTCGCCGCCGAGCGCGGCGGGCGCGTGCGCTGGATCGAGGCGCCGCGTGACGGCGGCGTGACCGCTGATCTGCTCGCGTCGGCGCTGGGCCCGTCGACCGCCGTCGTGCTACTCAGCCACGTCGCATACCGGTCGGGACATATGGCGGATGCCGCCGCCCTGACCGGGCTCGCGCATGACGCCGGGGCGCTCATCGTGTGGGACCTCTGCCACTCCGCCGGATCGGTTCCCGTGCAGGCCGACGCGTGGGGTTTCGACCTCGCGGTGGGCTGCACGTACAAGTACCTGGGCGGCGGTCCGGGGTCGCCCGCGTTCGCATATGTCGCGACGCGGTGGCAGGACGTGCTGACCCAGCCGATCCAAGGCTGGATGGGCGCGGCCGACGTGTTCGCGATGGGCCCGGAGTACGAGCCGGCGCCGGGAGTGCGCCGCTTTCTGTCGGGCACGCCCCCGATCACCGGCATGCTCGCCCTGCGCGACACGCTGCCGCTGCTGGGCGAGGTCGGCATCGACGCCGTGCGCGCGAAGTCGGTCGCCCTGACCTCATTCGCCGTGCGTCTGGCCGACACGCTGCTGCCGGGGGTGTCGGTGGCATCGCCGCGGGATGCCGCGGCCCGGGGCGGCCACGTCACACTGACACATCCGGCCATGCGCGAAGTCACGGCGCGGCTGTGGGAGCAGGACGTGATCCCCGACTACCGCGACCCGGGCGGGCTGCGCATGGGGCTCTCGCCGCTGTCGACCTCGTTCGCCGAGGTCGTCGAAGGGGTCGTCGCGATCGCCGGGGCGTTGGAGGCCGTCGCTCTCGGCCGTTGA
- the kynA gene encoding tryptophan 2,3-dioxygenase — translation MDEGVERNTRTIEETVITDFEDRMTYSGYLELGTLLQAQHPLSSPEHHDELLFIIQHQTTELWLKLILHELGAACAHLRADELGHALKCIARVKHIQKTITDQWSVLATLTPTEYSQFRGILGNASGFQSAQYRAVEFTLGNKHAGMLRVFESDPANLALVTAALEAPSLYDEFLRLLARAGHAVPQAVLERDVTKAWEFTPELVPLFAAIYADADAHWAEYETCEELVDLEDNFQLWRFRHLKTVERIIGYKRGTGGSSGVSFLKRALDLTFFPELYAVRTEIGR, via the coding sequence GTGGACGAAGGCGTCGAGCGCAACACGAGAACAATCGAAGAGACGGTCATCACGGACTTTGAAGACCGGATGACCTACAGCGGATACCTGGAGCTGGGCACGCTGCTGCAGGCGCAGCATCCCCTCAGCTCTCCCGAGCATCATGATGAGCTGCTGTTCATCATCCAGCACCAGACGACCGAGCTGTGGCTGAAGCTGATCCTGCACGAGCTGGGCGCGGCATGCGCGCATCTGCGCGCCGACGAGCTCGGCCACGCGCTGAAGTGCATAGCGCGGGTCAAGCACATCCAGAAGACGATCACCGATCAGTGGTCGGTGCTGGCGACGCTCACGCCCACCGAGTACTCGCAGTTCCGCGGCATCCTGGGCAATGCCAGCGGCTTCCAGTCGGCGCAGTACCGCGCGGTCGAGTTCACGCTGGGCAACAAGCACGCGGGGATGCTGCGCGTCTTCGAATCCGACCCCGCGAACCTCGCGCTGGTCACGGCGGCGCTGGAGGCGCCGAGCCTGTACGACGAGTTCCTGCGGCTGCTCGCGCGTGCCGGCCATGCCGTTCCGCAGGCGGTGCTCGAGCGCGACGTGACCAAGGCGTGGGAGTTCACGCCCGAACTGGTGCCGCTGTTCGCGGCGATCTACGCCGACGCCGATGCGCACTGGGCCGAATACGAGACGTGCGAAGAGCTTGTCGACCTGGAAGACAATTTCCAGCTGTGGCGCTTCCGGCATCTGAAGACCGTGGAGCGCATCATCGGATACAAGCGGGGCACCGGCGGGTCCAGCGGCGTGAGCTTTCTCAAGCGCGCGCTCGACCTGACGTTCTTCCCCGAGCTGTACGCGGTGCGCACCGAGATCGGGAGATGA
- a CDS encoding glutaredoxin domain-containing protein, with the protein MTSPIKMFGAEWCRDCRRTKKQLDELGIEYDYIDLVVDPSAADVAEEISGRKNIPVVVYPDASHQVEPSNADVEAKLRELSLI; encoded by the coding sequence ATGACTTCTCCGATCAAGATGTTCGGCGCCGAATGGTGCCGTGACTGCCGCCGCACCAAGAAGCAGCTCGACGAACTCGGTATCGAGTACGACTACATCGACCTCGTCGTCGACCCCTCGGCCGCCGACGTCGCCGAAGAGATCTCGGGCCGCAAGAACATCCCCGTCGTGGTGTACCCCGACGCCTCGCACCAGGTCGAGCCGTCGAACGCCGACGTCGAGGCCAAGCTGCGCGAGCTTTCGCTGATCTGA
- a CDS encoding TetR/AcrR family transcriptional regulator C-terminal domain-containing protein — protein sequence MAKGITRDAIVDAALAVLDDVGMDGLTVRAVAARLDVKAPALYWHVRDKKALLDEMGTRVWTEIGRAVPLMGDAPGNKDAARAGAGDARADGAGTAAAASTPSVEGWRDALEQYAHATRRGLLAHRDGARAFSGTALTDASLLRGQEAGLAWMEQQGFTVEASTDAVSILTAFTVGSCIEEQERAQAPAGTYDIEKRDAAVDAAAHPRVAASGRYGYATAAGERFATQLSVVLDSIASLRSASPLL from the coding sequence ATGGCGAAAGGCATCACCCGCGACGCGATCGTCGACGCCGCGCTGGCCGTGCTCGACGACGTCGGCATGGACGGCCTCACCGTCCGGGCCGTCGCGGCACGCCTCGACGTGAAGGCGCCGGCGCTCTACTGGCACGTGCGCGACAAGAAGGCCCTCCTCGACGAGATGGGCACCCGCGTGTGGACCGAGATCGGGCGCGCGGTGCCGCTGATGGGCGACGCTCCCGGGAATAAGGACGCGGCCCGCGCGGGGGCCGGCGATGCACGCGCGGATGGCGCGGGCACGGCGGCCGCGGCATCCACCCCCTCTGTCGAGGGCTGGCGCGACGCCCTCGAGCAGTACGCACACGCCACCCGCCGCGGGCTGCTCGCGCACCGCGACGGCGCGCGCGCTTTCAGCGGCACCGCCCTCACCGACGCGTCGCTCCTGCGCGGGCAGGAGGCGGGGCTGGCCTGGATGGAGCAGCAGGGCTTCACCGTCGAGGCGTCGACCGATGCCGTTTCGATCCTCACGGCGTTCACCGTCGGCAGCTGCATCGAAGAGCAGGAGCGCGCGCAGGCGCCCGCCGGAACCTACGACATCGAGAAGCGGGATGCCGCGGTCGACGCGGCAGCGCACCCGCGCGTGGCCGCGTCCGGACGATACGGCTATGCCACCGCCGCCGGGGAGCGCTTCGCCACGCAGTTGTCGGTGGTGCTCGACAGCATCGCGTCGCTGCGCTCAGCGTCTCCCCTGCTGTGA